ATGGTCCATATGTACAAACAATTTATTTTGTCCAATCTACACAGATTGTTCTATGTTAATGCAGCACTTTTGTTTAGTTCTTATGTCTCTGTCATTTATTGATGAAATTAGTAGAACTGAAATGTGTTGTTTCAAACCTTTTTTGACACCAAATAATAACTATTTATTCATGTGAACAATACAACTTTTATACATCAAAATGTTTATACAGAGGGGTACAAAAGGGGCTTTATAAAGCCATTTGCCCTTTCCCTTTCAATATGCTACCATTACAACAGAGTAGCTATTCTTCAAGGATTTTCAACGATGCCACAAATTTGTAGCATGCCACCAGAATTATCTATTCTCATAACTAACATTGCTAAGACAACTATTAGCCAAGGCAACACTGCGCATCGAATGAGTCGCTTATTGGCTGATTTGTACTTGGCAATTTCAGTTTGAAGTGGCTTCATTTTACCCTCCAATTTCACAGCTTTTGCTTCCCACTTTCTTGCAGCTttttcaaattcaaccatttttTCCTCCATTCCATTGATCTTTCTGAGTAGACCCGGTATAATCATTGTAGATCGAGCGCACATTTCATCATCTATCCAACCCCAATAGCCACAGccatccttaaaaaaaaaacaaattcatTATATTTCTTACACAATAATAAATTAAGTATCTAAAAAAATGTTACAAACCTCCCCCAATGCGCATTTGGCAAATCTTCTTCCCGGATTTTGTGCAGTCCATGAAGTTATCATTACTGTCTTCATCCCACAAACACAAGTAGGCAAAATGGGTGTCAACGATGTAGGTGGCATGGATCTTGCTGGCCCGACTCTTGGTGGCGTTGATCTTGGTCCTGCTTCCTCTAATCCAAGTTGggcttcttccatttccttctcTTGTAGTTTCTCTCGGGTAAGTAATCTTTATTAGTTTTATAcaagaagaacaagaagatCTATTTTCGACTTCCTAAATTGACCCTACCTTTTGTATTGGAAATCGCGCAAACGGACACCTCTGCAAAGTTAACGACTAAATCTAACAGAATGGGCTCGAGTCTACCTTTTATACAGTTTGATGGTCAAAATCAGCcttttaatagttgagtgaccaAAACTCGACGATGACAAAAGTTTAGTGGCCACTGGGATAATTTGCCCATTTTAATTGATATAGAGGTATTTTTATAGTTTCACTTCAATTCAAGCTTTTTCAAGCGATTCGTTGAGTAATCGAACCTAACAAATGGTTGCTTGAGCTCGATTCGTATATATTAATGCTCGGCTCGAACTTAGTGTGATCGAGCTCAAATCGAGCTACTCGTGAGCCGGTCAATTCAGCCGTAGTTGTTTGGAATGGAAACTTCTTTGTCTTGTTCCTCCAAAAGCCAGAAGGGAGATAACGTCCCGGAAATGGAGCCACAGCAGGGATAAGACTAAGTGCAAGAGTTGAAGCGCGAAAATAAGAGCGGCGTCCTCATGTCATCATCCATATTTGAAATCGTAGCCTTTGCATTTACTCTGGATCTAAATTAATACTTATTAGTCCTATCGAATCCTTCGAGTTGGGCCTTTGCATTTACTCTGGGTCTAAATTAATACTTAGTCCTATTGAATCCTTCGAGTGAAtgtccccaaaaaaaaaaaaaaaaactttttgagTGAATAAAACTCAAAATAAAGGAGCTGCTAAACTCGTATTTTGGGCCACTACGCCGACTTCTATTTGAAGGTTTAACCACAAGAATGTAATGCATAGCGGTCGAACAAAGCCGCATGATTCTAATTGTAAGAATTTTTCAGGCTTTAATATTGTGATACCATCTAACATTCAATTCAACTTGTTGAAAAGAATACTACTGTATATAGAATGCAACATTTCAGATACATGTAAATTAGTACTACAcaacctttcttttttttttttgcaaaaattagtACCACACAACTCAATGATCATATTGAAAGAAAATTGCCTTGCAGGAGAGATCCAGAAAAAGCAGAGGTTAGGGAGAGGGGACACGCGAGGACCACGGCTCTATATTTAACATCTTTTGGGGTACAGAATGAAGTAAGCTATCCTGGGAACTTTTAAAATTCATTGCTCCATCAAATCCCAAAAATGATACGGTACAGTAATAATGATTCAAAGCGTGTTGTGTTCAATTCATATAGCCTTTGCGGATACTCATGTTGTATGTTACTGTAGTGAAATTCATAACCAGAAGCAGAAGAAGCCAGCAGGCCACAGGCAGGGATCCAGAGAGAGCAGGGGGTTAGGCAGCTGGATGATGAACAGGTATGTATTTCTCTTGTCAATCAACAAGCAGATAAGACATGTCAAATTGTCCAATTGCCCCCTTGTACCAAATCCCTGGATTTCGTTCCCTTTTATTAGTCAAGTGCCCATCTGAACTAATGCACTACTGTCCAGTGGAAGGCCAAATAATTGCagaaacaaaaagagagaataaaaaaaatgggaAGAAGAAGCAAATTTCATACTCTCATTTGTCATTTCCTTCTTGGATTGGGTGATGATTGGATCACATTTTAGACAAGATCAAAACTTTAGAGCTTCTTCTTGCAGAAAATAAGGACAGAAATTAACTATGTACTACTAAAAATGCAATTGAAGATAAAAAGCATCGCATTTGCATTCGTTACGCTGAAACTCTGTGACAAAGTCTAAGAAGCCCTAATACTAAATTACTAATCCTAAAAGCAAAGGGTTGTCAACAGTGCTCAATTTTTGGTTACTTGGGGGTGGGGGTTGGGGGCGGGGTTGCTGGGGTGTTGGGGCTGGGAGTGTGAAATATCGTTCAGTTCAATTGATAACCAGCTGAACTTCAGTCTTGAATAGAAGAAAAGACAGCGAATCCAAAGAGAAATACACAAACCCGCCTGGTGAATGTGTGACAAACGACCCGAAACTCTTCCCCACTACACAGTGCCATGCCGGCCCATACAACCCATCAAACTCCTGTGCGATTTTAATAAATCAAATCAACAACCGACAACTATTCATTAAGGAGTTAGAAAATTCATTTATAATTGATGGGTAGTTGTTAGTAATATTCAGTACCTTTTTGAGAGAACGAGCGAGGAGGGCGGGGCTAAGTCGATGAGTTTGAGGAGGAGTGGCACCGGAGGTACCGGCAGTGACGAGTGATCGGGTGTAGCGGAGTGCATGCTCTTGCATGGACACGGGCATGTCTGAGGTTCTTAATCGCACGTTTAGGCTGATTGCTATGGCTGCTAGCTTCAGTTCTTGTTCTGATAGAGAGTTGTTCTTCTTCTCCTTGCTGTTGTTGTTGCTTTGATCAGAAACAACAGgaagctgctgctgctgcaatATTTGTAATGGTTTCTGAGGTCTTGACTTAGAGGAAGCTGCTGCTGCTGATGATAATTGCATGACTTTGG
Above is a genomic segment from Coffea eugenioides isolate CCC68of chromosome 5, Ceug_1.0, whole genome shotgun sequence containing:
- the LOC113772548 gene encoding dynein light chain-like, whose protein sequence is MQLSSAAAASSKSRPQKPLQILQQQQLPVVSDQSNNNSKEKKNNSLSEQELKLAAIAISLNVRLRTSDMPVSMQEHALRYTRSLVTAGTSGATPPQTHRLSPALLARSLKKEFDGLYGPAWHCVVGKSFGSFVTHSPGGFVYFSLDSLSFLLFKTEVQLVIN
- the LOC113770062 gene encoding uncharacterized protein LOC113770062; the protein is MKTVMITSWTAQNPGRRFAKCALGEDGCGYWGWIDDEMCARSTMIIPGLLRKINGMEEKMVEFEKAARKWEAKAVKLEGKMKPLQTEIAKYKSANKRLIRCAVLPWLIVVLAMLVMRIDNSGGMLQICGIVENP